From Daucus carota subsp. sativus chromosome 6, DH1 v3.0, whole genome shotgun sequence, the proteins below share one genomic window:
- the LOC108192635 gene encoding uncharacterized protein LOC108192635, whose protein sequence is MDDIPYQMISNLSPQTRNNWRLKVRVTRMWQQINRDAEIVGINLIFVDGLGGWIQAYIPRQIRHQFEDHIIEGETYDVNNFVVRRYSDMQFGRCFASDIYIQLNHMTEVLLTGDVDYIPPHVFQFTDLSALMDAASENKFLIDVVGILEHHDPISTFRNRYNQQKSCFRFTINDMHTSAEVFFYDEMAEEFDQAIHDAVQHPIIVIISSCQAQFFRDAPKLSNLPPTRFFINPNHGAVEDLRDALRLAAWHNN, encoded by the exons ATGGATGACATTCCATACCAAATGATATCCAACCTAAGCCctcaaacaagaaataattggAGGCTTAAGGTTCGAGTAACAAGAATGTGGCAGCAGATCAATCGCGATGCAGAAATAGTTGGAATTAACTTGATTTTCGTCGATGGGTTG GGAGGATGGATTCAGGCATATATTCCCCGACAAATCAGGCACCAGTTCGAGGATCATATTATTGAAGGAGAAACCTATGATGTGAATAATTTTGTTGTTAGGAGATATTCGGACATGCAATTTGGAAGATGCTTCGCAAGTGATATCTATATCCAGTTGAATCATATGACTGAGGTTTTGTTGACCGGAGATGTGGATTATATCCCGCCTCATGTCTTTCAATTCACTGATTTGTCAGCTTTAATGGATGCTGCAAGCGAAAACAAATTTCTGATCG ATGTTGTTGGAATATTGGAGCACCATGACCCAATCAGTACCTTTAGAAACAGATATAACCAGCAAAAATCCTGTTTTCGCTTTACCATCAATGATATGCA CACATCAGCAGAAGTGTTTTTCTACGACGAAATGGCAGAAGAATTTGATCAAGCAATTCATGATGCTGTCCAACATCCAATTATCGTTATCATCTCAAGTTGTCAAGCACAATTCTTCAGAG ACGCGCCAAAGTTGTCAAACTTGCCACCAACAAGGTTTTTCATAAATCCAAATCATGGAGCAGTTGAGGATCTAAGGGACGCATTAAG GTTGGCTGCATGGCATAACAATTAA
- the LOC135146987 gene encoding uncharacterized protein LOC135146987: MSTTKYHYLSKLKTGRQHGKIKIRIMRCWRGATKAGVPFRGINLVVMDAMNNKIHAFIPGQNVDKFEEKIIVPNLFIVSDFEVQAYKADDKFRCLHNTKQLIFDGETKMKDIEDDNSIAKEEVFDFYDHADLKNIADKNLYLTDYDKLHPFKNRFGIDQVQMNFSITDGSSNVKVTFWDRMAEILNDEMAKETETPVIIIITSCKVGLWNGAVQLSNTAASKFYLNSSDPSVRELRKILKKPGTVLRTMGKPKRKIPELHSIDSIHTLGKEYIETEVITHVKFVAVDESVPWYRNVCTTCWNEVHINNDQFLCSLCNRIIPNADKKFQLAVMACDNSGELQILLKDRQVKTIIRKRVFDIVDQPTTTFTQILKDLLNQNYTVKILISDVNVLKDVKLYLATNICKGFHDLAVHESETKQAGHAQPSSLSTHLQGLSQLNFDSQGVSNTTYSYAE; the protein is encoded by the exons ATGTCAACCACCAAATACCATTACCTGTCAAAACTAAAAACAGGAAGACAACATGGAAAAATTAAGATCAGAATTATGAGATGCTGGAGAGGAGCAACTAAGGCAGGAGTGCCATTCAGGGGAATCAACTTGGTAGTCATGGATGCTATG AACAACAAGATCCATGCCTTCATTCCAGGACAAAATGTGGACAAATTTGAAGAGAAGATAATAGTACCAAATTTGTTCATAGTATCAGACTTTGAAGTACAAGCTTACAAAGCGGACGACAAGTTCAGATGTCTACACAATACCAAGCAACTCATATTTGATGGTGAGACAAAAATGAAGGACATAGAAGATGATAATAGTATTGCAAAGGAGGAggtatttgatttttatgatcATGCAGATTTGAAGAATATTGCAGATAAAAATTTGTACTTGACAG ACTATGACAAGCTACACCCTTTCAAAAATAGATTTGGAATAGACCAAGTTCAGATGAATTTCTCTATTACGGATGGGAG TTCAAATGTGAAAGTCACGTTCTGGGATCGCATGGCTGAAATTCTTAATGATGAAATGGCAAAAGAAACTGAAACTCCAGTGATAATCATCATAACAAGTTGCAAAGTAGGCTTATGGAATG gtGCAGTGCAATTATCTAATACAGCTGCGTCAAAATTCTATCTAAACTCAAGTGATCCAAGTGTTAGAGAACTCAGAAAAAT cTTGAAAAAACCAGGTACTGTTTTAAGAACTATGGGGAAACCAAAAAGGAAGATACCCGAGTTGCATTCCATTGACTCAATTCATACTCTTGGGAAAGAGTACATAGAG ACAGAGGTGATTACACACGTAAAGTTTGTGGCTGTTGACGAGAGTGTACCATGGTACAGAAATGTTTGCACCACCTGTTGGAATGAAGTGcacatcaacaatgaccagttCTTATGTTCTCTATGTAACAGAATAATACCTAATGCAGATAAGAA GTTTCAATTAGCAGTGATGGCATGTGATAATAGTGGTGAATTACAGATCCTTCTAAAAGATCGTCAAGTCAAGACAATCATTCGCAAGAGGGTTTTCGACATCGTA GATCAGCCCACTACAACATTTACGCAAATTCTAAAGGATCTGCTCAATCAAAACTACACTGTCAAGATTTTGATCAGCGATGTCAATGTTCTGAAGGATGTCAAATTGTATTTAGCAACTAATATCTGCAAAGGATTCCATGATCTGGCTGTTCACGAATCAGAAACCAAGCAAGCTGGCCATGCACAG CCTTCATCTTTAAGCACTCATTTACAAGGTCTCTCTCAGCTGAACTTTGATTCCCAGGGTGTTAGCAACACAACCTACAGTTATGCCGAATAA